From a single Lewinella sp. LCG006 genomic region:
- a CDS encoding SdrD B-like domain-containing protein → MKLHLTNIMLLCCCFLPLAGSLHGQGCVAGTVYEDDNNNGVQDAGELGLFGLTVTAVLNDGMSISTTTNMDGQYEFCDIQEGTAYFAVEVLDAGQVVVPPIISIVYSGSGDVPGQNFAVIRPSELGSISGLVFFDLNGNGNYDAMEPILPNTTVVLNGGGIIGGAVQATGPDGRFFFNGLPAADDYELSVAGGSPNTLWGSPTVVNLGLAPGQERNDLTFYRVTAPGFGNIRDQICYDYNSDGEINPVIERGISLVDVRLLNSQGEVVATTQSDANGTYSLTGLPAGEYQLEVVYDPAEFEPTTPTTYTRVVEVDATVQGGLFYLNPRNKRFHCGMAIHSFSPVNNALVPGRVLTVKDIRNHAPAPRGVNVSWNPTDIDHPDWRQSTMGSVFGLTTDSEFHAFATSAPSLFWGSYPITNGNAEVFWINAYTGQVTNFVLASASATTVGGNTIFNNGSGIGNITYNADNEVLYLTNRADQTIVVIAGLANTSATPGTVMQVFDPTFAGQVGSGQQLFGIAYRSGEVFFARDPVGSFTQIYSVAVNPVTGLITGTEALEFSVGNNRVSDIALTADGSKMVIAERGGAHASSIFQYTSTGPGWSTPQQIYIGKLGSIHTNSAGGVDYGYDSFTGETPPEGGCDTEIAITSNALIMDAGQYTYGFGLVPSTGNAPGTYADLNTIAIDTDGSTDGTVYVKGTLGDVDIYDCTCPIEDCATENGLEILPSSPADPQGVGGCCHILDFSNTGSQNVFGISFSLLDGAEFQPGYLLPPGYSTPNYTDSSMVIIPTALGTMPNNINGLLNFCLQNVYATPQFMVVEYFDQNYEVFCTDTLVFACPPEAPCLQYLSDSLVCDTAGYLFTIDFEVPPGSDIPGGIGYIELNLNPNTLPAGASISPTGYTFNPKLQPGDQVTLTYTINTSADLYGDSLCVAITAHDDEEERLCCFAYEACIPFPLCDPCPNVGAMVRPVSDNQSEYCCFELLITDTFNLDPNLFTSIQTNIITPGVTYDGLSTLPAILAGWTPSFDNPAAPTAISWNHSSGLVPNVTNFNLFDFCVEGITSTDSIQIEINWLNADSVICRDTVAVYCPYCLTVVEDQLYCDASGNYVYQFSFVNNSPFTVNAVSLLDASGYTGVVGNPGVYMLGTSVLPGGTYSGSLPVQLSGLPGDEVCFDIVLRQIIGDEINITCCYATHCVTLLPCDELPDLPCPVLDVEEQFCTQIYDPVCGCDGRTYANICYAENAGIFNWTEGPCDTVFNDTGVIILSGDPVQGGVNLDWSLNDAPDNYDFFVLRESVDGGNTFQEVALLPATGLDQYNFLRITTAVGNLYYQGLGITTEGALVPSNQATVFREESMGLTVMNAYPSPARDQVHISVNRSGRAAIEVITPQGQINHRQAADFQGNPVPVELRAINDGVYLIRVRFHDGEVVQQRVVRVRD, encoded by the coding sequence ATGAAGCTACACCTTACGAATATAATGCTGCTTTGCTGCTGCTTTTTGCCGCTTGCGGGCAGTCTCCATGGTCAGGGTTGTGTCGCTGGCACCGTGTATGAAGATGATAACAACAATGGTGTGCAGGATGCTGGCGAGCTTGGCCTTTTTGGACTGACGGTCACCGCCGTCTTGAATGATGGGATGAGTATTAGTACGACTACCAATATGGACGGTCAATACGAATTTTGTGATATCCAGGAAGGCACGGCCTATTTTGCGGTAGAAGTACTCGACGCCGGGCAGGTAGTGGTGCCTCCCATCATCAGTATCGTTTATTCCGGGAGTGGTGATGTACCTGGGCAAAACTTTGCCGTCATCAGGCCCAGCGAGTTGGGTAGCATCAGTGGCTTGGTCTTTTTTGACCTGAATGGCAACGGCAACTATGATGCGATGGAACCTATCCTGCCGAATACCACTGTGGTACTTAATGGTGGTGGGATCATTGGTGGAGCGGTGCAGGCCACCGGCCCAGATGGTCGGTTCTTTTTCAATGGCCTGCCTGCTGCAGATGACTATGAACTGTCGGTAGCGGGTGGCAGTCCGAATACTTTGTGGGGTAGCCCTACGGTAGTAAATTTGGGATTGGCGCCCGGACAAGAACGCAACGACCTGACCTTTTACCGCGTCACGGCACCGGGCTTCGGGAATATCCGCGATCAGATATGCTACGACTATAATTCGGACGGTGAGATCAATCCCGTGATTGAAAGAGGTATAAGTCTGGTAGATGTCCGACTGCTAAATTCACAAGGAGAAGTGGTGGCGACAACCCAATCCGACGCTAATGGTACGTATAGCCTGACCGGACTACCTGCTGGCGAATACCAATTGGAGGTCGTTTATGATCCCGCAGAATTTGAACCGACTACGCCTACCACTTATACGCGGGTCGTTGAAGTAGATGCGACCGTACAAGGTGGCCTTTTCTACCTGAACCCACGAAACAAACGCTTCCATTGTGGCATGGCTATTCATAGTTTTAGTCCGGTAAACAATGCGCTGGTACCAGGGCGGGTGCTGACAGTAAAAGATATTCGCAACCATGCTCCTGCACCTCGTGGTGTAAATGTGAGTTGGAACCCTACGGATATCGACCACCCCGATTGGCGGCAAAGCACCATGGGTTCGGTTTTTGGACTAACTACCGATAGTGAGTTTCATGCTTTTGCTACCTCTGCACCCAGCCTTTTCTGGGGCAGCTACCCGATTACCAACGGCAATGCGGAGGTATTTTGGATCAATGCTTACACCGGGCAGGTGACCAATTTTGTGCTGGCCTCGGCCAGTGCTACTACTGTTGGTGGGAATACGATCTTTAACAATGGCAGCGGTATTGGCAACATTACCTACAATGCCGACAACGAAGTACTGTACCTGACCAACCGTGCCGACCAGACCATTGTGGTCATAGCTGGTTTGGCCAATACTTCTGCGACGCCAGGTACTGTGATGCAGGTTTTCGACCCTACCTTTGCGGGACAGGTGGGTAGTGGGCAGCAACTTTTTGGAATTGCCTACCGGAGTGGAGAAGTCTTCTTTGCTCGCGACCCTGTGGGTAGTTTTACCCAAATCTACTCGGTGGCGGTGAATCCGGTAACCGGCCTGATTACGGGGACGGAGGCGCTTGAATTCAGCGTTGGGAACAACCGGGTATCAGATATCGCCTTGACTGCCGACGGCAGCAAGATGGTGATCGCAGAGCGCGGAGGTGCCCATGCTTCCAGTATTTTCCAGTACACCAGCACCGGCCCGGGATGGTCGACACCGCAGCAAATCTACATTGGTAAGCTAGGTAGTATACACACCAACTCGGCTGGTGGTGTCGATTATGGTTACGATAGCTTTACGGGGGAAACGCCGCCGGAAGGGGGTTGTGATACCGAAATTGCGATTACATCGAATGCGCTGATTATGGATGCAGGGCAGTATACCTATGGTTTTGGCCTTGTGCCCAGTACGGGTAATGCTCCGGGAACCTACGCCGATCTGAACACCATTGCAATAGATACAGACGGTAGTACGGATGGAACGGTTTACGTAAAGGGTACGCTTGGGGATGTGGACATCTACGACTGTACCTGCCCGATAGAAGATTGTGCGACCGAGAATGGTTTGGAAATACTGCCGTCTTCGCCTGCAGATCCCCAAGGCGTAGGTGGGTGTTGCCATATCCTGGACTTTAGCAATACCGGATCACAAAATGTCTTTGGCATCAGTTTCAGCTTATTAGATGGGGCTGAGTTTCAGCCGGGGTACCTTCTTCCTCCAGGCTACAGCACGCCGAACTATACAGACAGTAGTATGGTAATCATCCCCACTGCCTTGGGTACGATGCCTAATAACATCAATGGCTTACTCAATTTTTGTCTACAAAACGTGTATGCGACTCCACAGTTTATGGTCGTTGAATACTTTGATCAGAACTACGAGGTTTTCTGTACCGACACGCTGGTCTTTGCATGTCCGCCAGAGGCACCTTGTCTGCAATACCTCAGCGACAGCCTGGTTTGTGATACGGCGGGTTATCTCTTTACCATCGATTTCGAGGTTCCACCTGGCAGTGACATTCCTGGCGGCATTGGCTATATCGAACTCAACCTTAATCCCAATACTTTGCCCGCGGGCGCGAGTATTTCCCCCACCGGCTATACTTTTAATCCCAAGCTGCAGCCCGGTGATCAGGTCACGCTGACGTACACGATCAACACGTCGGCGGACCTGTATGGGGACTCGCTTTGTGTAGCAATTACCGCCCATGATGACGAAGAAGAGCGTCTTTGTTGTTTTGCTTACGAGGCTTGTATTCCGTTTCCGCTTTGTGATCCTTGCCCCAATGTGGGTGCTATGGTGAGGCCAGTGAGTGACAATCAATCGGAGTATTGTTGTTTTGAATTGCTGATTACAGACACTTTCAACCTCGACCCAAATCTCTTTACCAGTATTCAAACCAACATCATCACACCGGGAGTGACTTACGACGGACTTAGTACGCTACCTGCCATCCTCGCTGGCTGGACGCCGAGCTTTGATAATCCGGCAGCACCTACGGCCATAAGCTGGAACCACAGTAGCGGGCTGGTGCCCAACGTAACCAATTTCAACCTGTTTGACTTCTGCGTAGAAGGCATCACCAGCACCGACTCCATCCAAATCGAAATCAATTGGCTGAATGCCGACTCTGTGATTTGTCGAGACACGGTAGCGGTGTACTGCCCCTACTGTCTTACCGTGGTGGAAGACCAGCTGTATTGCGATGCAAGCGGTAACTATGTTTACCAATTTAGCTTTGTCAATAATTCCCCCTTTACGGTGAATGCCGTATCACTCTTGGATGCGAGTGGTTACACCGGTGTGGTGGGTAATCCTGGGGTCTACATGTTGGGTACGAGTGTGCTCCCCGGTGGCACCTATAGCGGCAGCCTTCCTGTACAGCTCAGTGGACTGCCGGGTGACGAGGTCTGTTTTGACATCGTCTTGCGACAAATTATTGGCGATGAGATCAACATCACCTGTTGTTACGCTACACACTGCGTGACCTTGCTACCCTGTGATGAATTGCCCGATTTACCCTGCCCGGTACTTGATGTGGAAGAGCAATTCTGTACCCAAATTTATGATCCGGTCTGTGGCTGTGATGGACGAACCTACGCCAATATCTGTTACGCCGAGAATGCGGGGATCTTTAATTGGACGGAAGGGCCTTGTGATACCGTATTTAATGATACGGGGGTGATTATCCTCAGCGGAGACCCTGTGCAAGGCGGCGTCAACCTGGATTGGAGCTTGAACGATGCTCCTGACAATTACGATTTCTTCGTCTTGCGAGAATCTGTTGACGGAGGGAACACCTTCCAGGAGGTTGCACTCTTGCCTGCTACGGGACTAGACCAGTACAATTTCTTGCGAATTACTACCGCCGTAGGTAACCTATACTACCAGGGGTTGGGTATCACGACGGAAGGTGCTTTAGTGCCTAGCAATCAAGCCACGGTCTTCCGTGAAGAAAGTATGGGGCTTACGGTGATGAACGCTTATCCCAGTCCAGCCCGCGACCAGGTGCACATTAGCGTCAATCGCAGCGGGCGGGCGGCCATTGAAGTGATCACCCCACAAGGACAGATCAACCATCGGCAAGCAGCTGACTTCCAGGGTAACCCCGTACCGGTGGAATTAAGAGCTATCAATGATGGCGTCTACCTCATTCGCGTACGTTTCCACGATGGTGAAGTGGTACAGCAGCGCGTAGTGCGTGTGCGGGATTAA
- a CDS encoding endonuclease/exonuclease/phosphatase family protein, translated as MQWIKKWDVETRCIASLRIFLFLVFNGMLIILPAQEFTLLSWNIQDLGQSKDDGEIRSIAEIINEFDIIAVQEVVAKDPRGAQAIAQIADELNRMGDRWDYRVSDPTHSPSAHISERYAFFWRASKIQLIGRPYLDRELAHACYREPYLGQFRLKAGGTPFHVVNFHSRTYDDQPEDEIAHFIHYQNRLASELVFLAGDFNLSEDHPVWSPFYELGYQPSIFATPTTLKRKCSGSNYLNHSIDNIYYDEDVVELHLSGRVDFVKDCELLEIRRGLSDHLPVFLECSVN; from the coding sequence ATGCAATGGATAAAAAAATGGGATGTGGAGACGCGATGCATCGCGTCTCTACGGATATTTTTATTTTTGGTCTTCAACGGGATGCTCATCATTCTGCCGGCGCAGGAATTCACTTTGCTCTCCTGGAATATCCAGGATCTCGGGCAAAGCAAGGATGACGGCGAAATCCGCAGCATCGCTGAGATCATCAATGAATTTGATATTATCGCCGTCCAGGAGGTTGTCGCCAAAGACCCCCGCGGTGCACAGGCCATCGCACAGATCGCCGACGAACTCAATCGCATGGGCGACCGTTGGGATTATCGGGTCAGTGATCCTACACATAGTCCTTCGGCGCATATTAGCGAACGTTACGCTTTTTTCTGGCGAGCGTCCAAAATACAGTTGATCGGCCGCCCTTATTTGGATCGTGAATTGGCACACGCTTGCTACCGAGAACCTTATCTGGGGCAGTTTCGGCTAAAAGCTGGCGGAACCCCTTTCCATGTAGTGAATTTCCATTCCCGTACCTACGATGATCAGCCGGAGGACGAAATCGCCCACTTTATTCATTATCAAAATCGGTTAGCCTCTGAGTTGGTGTTTCTGGCTGGCGATTTCAATCTTTCCGAAGATCACCCTGTCTGGTCGCCTTTCTATGAGTTGGGCTACCAGCCCTCCATTTTTGCTACGCCTACTACCTTGAAAAGGAAATGTTCCGGTAGCAATTACCTGAATCATTCCATTGATAATATCTACTATGACGAGGATGTCGTTGAGCTTCACCTTTCGGGCCGGGTCGATTTTGTAAAAGATTGTGAACTATTAGAGATAAGGCGAGGCCTGTCGGATCATTTGCCCGTTTTCTTGGAGTGTAGTGTTAATTAA
- a CDS encoding peptidylprolyl isomerase produces MVIEEKKVVTVHYTLTEGSADGTLVESSIGSEPLAFIYGIGMMIPDFEANLKGMKPGDPFAFGIQAADAYGEYDEAAMAEVPKSMFEEDGEIPEGLLEIGNTLPLEDDQGFSFEGIVLAVDEEKVKLDFNHPLAGVDLFFTGHVESIRDAEPEELEHGHVHGDGGHHH; encoded by the coding sequence ATGGTTATCGAAGAAAAAAAAGTAGTTACCGTCCATTATACCCTTACGGAAGGCAGTGCCGATGGCACCTTAGTTGAATCTAGCATTGGTAGCGAGCCCCTTGCGTTTATTTATGGTATTGGGATGATGATACCTGATTTTGAAGCCAACCTAAAAGGGATGAAGCCGGGCGATCCCTTCGCTTTTGGCATCCAGGCTGCCGACGCTTACGGCGAATACGATGAAGCCGCTATGGCGGAAGTACCCAAGTCGATGTTTGAGGAAGATGGTGAAATCCCTGAGGGCTTGTTGGAGATAGGGAACACGCTTCCTCTAGAAGACGACCAAGGCTTCTCTTTTGAAGGGATAGTCCTCGCTGTTGATGAGGAAAAGGTTAAGCTAGATTTCAACCACCCACTGGCCGGCGTAGACCTGTTTTTTACCGGACATGTCGAATCGATTCGCGATGCTGAGCCAGAAGAGCTGGAGCACGGCCATGTGCACGGTGACGGAGGGCATCACCATTAA
- a CDS encoding T9SS type A sorting domain-containing protein: MKSTTTSSRLRFCFVLLLLLSGATDTVLTAQAQGNSVFVNAAGGDCCFQFGYTYHLPQNITSIETKLVDTDLTFSGIDYPLGSGWQQTVLQQQKRLRWTWQGGELPSGEQTLFDFCLAGWNTSDSISLAIVWRSGNNVVQRDTLQLACGACWQTTDYTIECLPDSSYRYVFTFTNESPFAVDQILVREPSGQDLIVEETLLLNSSLPPGSNQSGLELHFRADAAELDDICFSLSSKRLIGGNIAVECCTAAYCFPLPVCDRCCTAYEDFVTDVGQGFSLSLNCENAQVRLQANALNECDQVTYTLTNLGAGIVDGNEAITFGGLVENTEYEVCMTATRRDRSGENCYETASLTTCESFYFDCNQCIHPDQINWEDSCPNFVNLVCGCDGMTYLNACAALSWSGIQEWTNGPCSEPPIDSIHLLAELNNDLQVPLSWNNVGMTDYRYYLVQRRVSNGPWLSLAEVSNATFAYLDSAPLLPNVVYRIVGVTWPGKVVISNLGVIGLVGTQAALDDDRGKVWPNPAGDYLHISLGHPTSITLQLWTPQGQLLQQFNTDTNGYFQLITNHLPAGCYLLTGNIAGHSWRKGVVILH, from the coding sequence TTGAAATCAACAACTACCTCTTCTCGGTTGCGTTTCTGTTTCGTGCTTCTGCTTTTGCTGAGTGGGGCAACAGACACGGTATTGACAGCACAAGCACAAGGCAATAGTGTTTTTGTAAATGCTGCCGGAGGAGACTGTTGTTTTCAGTTTGGGTATACCTATCATCTTCCCCAAAACATCACCAGTATTGAAACCAAGTTAGTCGATACAGATCTTACTTTTTCCGGTATTGACTACCCTCTAGGCAGTGGTTGGCAACAAACAGTGCTTCAACAACAAAAAAGGCTACGGTGGACCTGGCAAGGCGGCGAGCTCCCCTCCGGTGAGCAAACTCTTTTCGACTTTTGCTTAGCAGGGTGGAATACATCCGATAGTATTTCGCTGGCAATCGTCTGGCGTAGTGGCAATAACGTGGTACAACGCGACACCCTGCAACTCGCCTGCGGAGCCTGTTGGCAAACCACCGACTACACCATTGAATGCCTGCCGGATAGCAGCTACCGATATGTTTTCACCTTTACCAACGAAAGTCCTTTTGCCGTCGATCAAATCCTCGTTCGGGAACCTTCAGGGCAAGACCTCATCGTAGAAGAAACACTTTTGCTTAACAGTAGTCTGCCACCTGGAAGTAACCAATCCGGCTTGGAACTACACTTCCGTGCTGATGCCGCAGAGCTAGACGACATTTGCTTTTCCCTAAGCTCCAAGCGGCTAATTGGGGGGAATATTGCCGTAGAGTGCTGCACCGCAGCTTACTGCTTTCCCCTACCAGTGTGCGACCGATGTTGTACGGCTTACGAAGACTTTGTCACGGATGTCGGCCAAGGTTTTTCGCTGTCCCTAAATTGCGAAAATGCACAAGTTCGATTACAGGCTAATGCCCTCAATGAGTGTGACCAAGTCACCTATACCCTCACCAATCTGGGTGCCGGAATAGTAGATGGCAATGAGGCGATCACCTTTGGTGGCCTCGTCGAAAATACCGAATATGAGGTCTGCATGACGGCCACCCGCCGCGATCGCAGTGGCGAAAACTGTTACGAGACAGCCAGCCTCACCACTTGTGAATCGTTTTATTTTGACTGTAACCAATGTATCCATCCCGACCAGATCAATTGGGAAGACAGCTGCCCCAACTTCGTCAATCTCGTCTGCGGCTGCGATGGTATGACCTACCTCAATGCCTGCGCCGCCCTCAGTTGGTCAGGGATACAAGAATGGACCAATGGCCCCTGTAGTGAACCTCCGATAGACAGTATCCATTTGCTGGCCGAACTAAACAATGACCTTCAGGTGCCACTTTCCTGGAACAACGTAGGCATGACCGACTATCGCTATTACCTGGTTCAGCGACGTGTATCCAACGGTCCCTGGCTGAGCCTCGCTGAAGTCAGTAACGCCACCTTTGCCTATTTAGACAGTGCGCCACTACTACCCAATGTGGTCTACCGTATCGTAGGTGTCACTTGGCCAGGCAAAGTAGTGATCAGCAATCTCGGAGTAATAGGCCTCGTAGGTACCCAAGCTGCTCTTGATGACGATAGAGGTAAGGTTTGGCCCAATCCTGCAGGCGATTATCTCCATATATCTCTTGGCCACCCCACATCAATCACCCTTCAGTTGTGGACACCGCAGGGGCAGCTTTTACAGCAATTCAACACGGACACCAACGGCTATTTTCAACTCATTACCAACCATTTACCCGCAGGCTGCTACTTGCTGACCGGTAATATTGCTGGCCATTCGTGGCGAAAAGGGGTCGTCATTCTCCATTGA
- the bioB gene encoding biotin synthase BioB encodes MSATKHWTLEEILAVYNSPLLELVYRAATVHREHHNPREVQISTLLSIKTGGCPEDCGYCPQAARYHTDIATNDLMSVEQVTQAAIRAQASGASRLCMGAAWRNVKDNEEFEHVLELVRTVNKLDMEVCCTLGMLTENQAKRLENAGLYAYNHNLDTSEEYYKEVISTRGYEDRLKTLDNVRKTNITVCSGGIVGMGEKVEDRCGMLLTLSQLNPQPESVPINALVAVEGTPLEEQQPVSIWEMVRMVATTRIVMPRATVRLSAGRTEMSTEGQALCFMAGAGSIFAGDKLLTTPNPDLHSDLDMFDLLGLQPTPAYSKHEKREPVIETEKPEAERQIKWSRPGHKIEANVAYAKKK; translated from the coding sequence ATGAGCGCAACAAAGCATTGGACACTCGAAGAAATATTAGCTGTTTACAATTCTCCTCTTCTGGAATTGGTTTACCGGGCAGCTACCGTACACCGTGAGCACCACAACCCACGGGAAGTACAGATCAGCACCCTGCTTTCTATCAAAACCGGCGGCTGCCCCGAAGATTGTGGCTACTGCCCACAAGCAGCTCGTTACCATACCGATATAGCGACCAACGACCTGATGTCTGTAGAACAGGTTACGCAAGCGGCCATCCGTGCCCAAGCCAGCGGAGCCTCTCGTTTGTGTATGGGAGCAGCTTGGCGCAATGTCAAAGACAATGAGGAGTTTGAGCACGTACTGGAATTGGTGCGTACCGTCAACAAGCTCGATATGGAAGTGTGCTGCACGCTCGGCATGCTCACCGAAAACCAGGCTAAACGCCTTGAAAACGCTGGCCTATATGCCTACAACCACAACCTCGACACCTCGGAGGAATATTATAAAGAAGTGATCTCTACCCGTGGTTATGAAGATCGCTTGAAGACCTTGGATAATGTTAGAAAAACCAATATCACGGTTTGCTCCGGAGGCATTGTAGGCATGGGCGAAAAAGTAGAAGACCGCTGCGGAATGCTGCTCACCCTTTCTCAATTGAATCCTCAACCGGAGTCAGTACCCATTAATGCACTGGTAGCAGTAGAGGGAACACCGCTGGAAGAGCAACAACCCGTTTCGATTTGGGAGATGGTCCGCATGGTCGCCACTACCCGCATCGTAATGCCTCGTGCCACCGTACGCCTCTCTGCAGGCCGCACCGAGATGTCTACCGAAGGGCAGGCACTCTGCTTCATGGCTGGTGCAGGTTCTATTTTTGCTGGAGACAAACTCCTTACCACCCCTAATCCAGACCTGCACTCAGACCTGGATATGTTTGATCTACTAGGTCTCCAACCTACTCCCGCCTACAGCAAGCACGAAAAAAGAGAACCCGTCATCGAAACGGAAAAACCAGAGGCAGAACGTCAAATCAAATGGTCACGCCCGGGGCATAAGATCGAAGCCAATGTAGCTTACGCGAAGAAAAAGTAA